GCAACCTCGACCTGGAGATCTGGCAGCAGCTGGAGGATGCTTGCCGGGACTCGCGGCAGGTATGGATGCGCTATTACACCGCCAGTCGGGATGATGTCTCGGAGCGGCAGCTGGATCCCTATCTGTTGCATATCTATCGGGGCACTAATCCCTATGTGATTGGCTGGTGCCATCGTCGCCAGGGGATCCGCTGGTTTCGGGTGGATCGGATTCAGGCGCTGCGGTTACTGGAATCTCACTTTGAGCGGCGGCCTGATTTCAATGCCCGGGAACATCTGGAGTCGATTTTTCAGCATGAGGTGGGGGGCACACCAGTGACGGTGCGGATTTGGTTTGCTGCCCAGGTGGCGCCCTATGTGCGGGAGCGGCGCTGGCATCGCAGCCAGGTGTTGCAGGAGCATCCGGATGGGGCGGTGACGCTGCAGATGACGGTAGGAGGGCTGAATGATGTGAAGCGGTGGGTGTTGGGCTATGGGCAGGGGGCCAGGGTGCTGGCCCCGCCGGAGTTGGTGATGATGGTGGTGAAGGAAGTGGAACGGATGAACTATAATTACTCAAATTCTTTTGGAGGTGAGAGCTGATGCTAGCGAGCGACCGGCAGAAGACGACAAGTGAATTGATGGCAAAACCATTTGTGGAGTTGAGTTTTGGGGTGCTTGGAGAAACATTGCCTGCGGATCATGGATATGGGTTATATAGCGCGATCGCGCATCTCTGCCCTGACATCCACGAACAAGAAGGATTGAGCATTCTTACCATTCCAGGCGAACCGGATCGCCAGGGAAAAATTCACCTTAGCCAGTCTTCTCATCTCAAAATTCGCTTACCTTACGAGCCCGCAAGGTTGGCTTTGGTGCTGCCATTAGCAGGGCAAACGCTGACCATTGGTAAGCATTCAATCCAGCTCACAATTCCTCAGATCCATCCTTTAAGACCTGTCGATAAGCTGCGATCACGCATCGTCACCATCAAAAAGTTTCAAGATCCTGAGCCTTTCAAAGAAGCAGCCCAGCGCCAGTTAGATGCTTTGGGCATTCAAGGAAATCTAATTTTGCCGTTGAATGAGGAAGGAGAACCCAGTCGTAAGGCCATCAAGATCAAAACCTATTTTGTAGTTGGCTTCAGCTTGATCGTGACTGACCTCAACGAAGAAGACTCGCTCAAGCTGCAACAACATGGACTAGGCGGCAAGCACCGCATGGGTTGTGGAATTTTTACACCCTTCCCTCGTGCCTGGAGGTTCTATGATTCCTGAACTTCCTGATCAACTACTAGCCAAAAGTCCAAGACCTGGCAGAAAGCCTGTCACTCTGGAAGAACACCTGCAAGATACTGCTGTCTGTGCCGCCCAAATCTTTCGCTTGAATGGACGGTGGGGACAAAACTGGTGCCGTTTCTTTCAAATCTCGACAGCCGAAGAGCAGTTTCTTCTGAATCTTCAAGTGGCAGCGCTGTTCCATGATTTGGGCAAAGCAAATGAAGACTTTTATGCTGCTGTCTCTCAGCCAGGATTTACGCAGCAAACGATCCGCCATGAACATCTCAGTGCATTAATGCTGTGCTTGCCAGAGGTGCGTAACTGGCTGTCACAGGATTCCAGATTAGATGCGAACATTATTACAGCAGCAGTTTTGTCCCATCACCTCAAAGCCTTTGATGATTCAACATCTGTCAAAGACAAGGAAAGAAGTGAACGAATTAAGAACTACCGTTGGGGGCACGTTCAAACTCTCAAACAGTCGGTTGTGCTATATCTTCAGCATGAAGAGGTTACAGCAACTCTGCAACGAATTGTAGACTTAACTGATCTACAAGAAATTCCCAGTCTCCCCAAAACAGCCTGGAGACCGGCATCAGAGTGGGAGCAGGCTTGGAGAAAAGGGAAAAAACAATTCGCTCCTTCTTTTAAGCGGGATTTACGAAAAAATACTCAGCGGCGATCGCTCTTAATAGCTGTCAAAGCTGGCTTAATTTTGTCGGATGCTGCTGCCTCTGGTCTAGTGCGCGAGGGGTATGACATTTCTGACTGGATTGAGGCGATTGTCCATTCCGAGGCGATCGCTGCTAACGAAATCTCTGAGAAGATTCTGCTCCCTTGGATTCAGCAAATTGAGCAACGTACTAAGAAACCGTTTAAGTTCCACGCTTTTCAGGAACAAGCGGCTGAGCAGGGAAAGAAAGCCTTGCTGCTAGTGGCTTGTGGGGGTGGCAAAACCCTGGCGGCTTGGAAATGGGCAGAGCAGCAGACCCAAAAATACAACATCGGTAAAGTAATTTTTCTGTATCCCACTAGGGGAACTGCTACTGAGGGATTTCGGGATTATGTGGGCTGGGCACCGGAAGCGGATGCTGCATTAGTGACAGGTACCGCTAAATATGAACTGGAAGCAATGGCGGAGAATCCCAGTGAGTCCATCGCCGACAAAGTCTTCCGCACCGAAGCCGATGAGCGGCTTTATGCTTTGAGCTTTTGGTCAAAGCGGTTCTTTAGCGCCACCGTTGACCAGTTTCTCAGCTTTATGGAGCACAGCTATCAGAGCTTATGTTTGCTGCCTGTTCTAGCCGATAGCGCGGTCATTATCGACGAAGTACACAGCTTTGACCGCTCTATGTTCGATATCTTGATCAGCTTTTTGAATACGTTCCATATTCCAGTGCTCTGTATGACCGCGACCTTGCCCCAATCTAGGCGAGATGAGCTGGTCAAAGCAGGATTGAAGGTTTTTCCGACAGCCACTGATCGCGCCAGTGAGGCACTAGCAGATTTGAAGGAACTCGAACAGGCTGATCGCTATTGGTTAGAGCCTGTGGCTGATTTCAGTGTGGCCTTTGACAAAGCGGTAACTGCTTACCAAGCAGGGCTGCGGGTTTTGTGGGTCGTGAATACCGTTGATCGCTGCCTAGCGATCGCTCAAAAACTGGAAGCAGTCTTGGACGGGGGTGTGCTGACCTATCACAGCCGCTTTCGTCTACGCGATCGCCAGAAAGTTCATGCAAACACAGTAAAAGCCTTCTCATTCTCTGAGGGAGATGTGCCTAAACGGGCAATCGCGGTCACAACCCAGGTTTGCGAAATGAGCTTGGATCTGGATGCCGATGTTTTGATTACCGAAATTGCCCCGGTGTCTTCTCTAGTGCAGCGCTTTGGGCGTGCCAATCGACATCTAAAACGCTCTTTTGCAACTCTGCATCCCTACATGCCACCGGCCAATCTGCCGTATCAAAGGAATGACCTGGAAACCGCAAATGCGTTTCTGGAAAGCTTTGAGACTGAGCTAGTCAGTCAACTGCAACTGGCAACGGCCCTAGAAATCTATGCCCGACCTGAGCGGGATGCCGATGGGAGTAGTTCATTCCTGAACAGTGGCTACTACGCCGTGCCCGGTTCCTTTCGAGATACGGATGAGTTCGCAATTCCCTGCATTCTGGATTCTGACTTGGATGCCATTGAGTCATTGGTCAAAGATCGCCAACCCTACGACGGGTTCATTGTGAATGTCCCGCATAAATGGGCAAAAGCCTGGTTAGAAGATGGCAATCCGCGACCTGAGTGGTTGCCGAAGTACCTGAACGTGGTGAGCGGTGCCGCAGACCGATACCAAGTAAATCGAGGATTTATCACCAAATCACCAGAGGAGGTGGAACTTGGATAACGTCCTACGTCTCAGCAGGCAAAGACTTGGCAACCTTAGCCAGCATTCGGAGGGCTTCGTTCACAGCGGCAGAGTCCTTGAAGATTTCAGCCACGTCAGGGTCGAGCACAACGATGTTGGTCGATTTCTGATAAGCCTCGTAGTGCTTGCCCCGGACTCCTCCTGAGAAGTCATATTCCGGAAGCATGTCATCGGTGGAATTGGGATCAGTTTCCGGATTCATAGTCACTTCTCTCCCGACGAGTGGCTAAACGCGCACTGATCACGCGAACAGAGTTATCCCTTTCAGTGTAAGACACCACCAACAAACGACCTGAGAGAGAGAGCCCTATCGTCAGCCAGCGAGCCTCGTCCCTTGAATGTTGTGGATCACTAATCGTAATCGCGAGTGGATCGCCAAAGACGGTGACCGCTTCTTCAAACGTCACACTGTGCTTCCGGTGATTAGCACTCGCCTTCTGGCCATCCCATTGAAACTGCATGAAGTAAATGTCTTGGAGGAGTACACCTATGGCAAGACAACAGCATATCAGTACCTTCGATATACTGGTGAGGCTCTCAATGATGCCTCTGGCGTTGAGCACTGAGCCGCGCGGTATGCTAAATACCTCGCGTATGGATAACCACAGATGCCGTAAGGCGTTGATGCCAACTCTCCAAGGGATATCCGAGGAAGTTGGCATCTCTCAAAAAATAGGGATAGTATGTGAGCGGCGCGATATAAGACTCTCTCTTTTGGAGGCTGCCATGACTACCGAACAACTTTCTCTGCTTGACCATGCCACTCAGCTTTTAAGCGAACAGCGAATTCCATATGAAGTTGATACAGCCACGGCAGCTAAGTTGCTCCGTATATCTGTTTCAACTTTGAATCGTGCCAAAAACGCTCGTAAGTTACCGTACAAGCGCGAGATTGACGGCTACTGCGCTTCTGCCAGTTTTGTAGGCAATCCGAAACGTAAGGATCTTTGGCTAATCACCTTCAAGAAAATCGGAGGAGCTTGACCTTGGTAAAAAACAAGACCAAAGGGGAAGTAGATGCACTGACCTTAAATTATCGACTTGCAGAGTTACCTTCATCTCAGCATCGGGCAGGTTTAGCAGGTTTGGTCTGCATTATTCGTTGGCTAGAACGGCAACCTGACTTTCAAGAGGAGACTGCAAATGGCACCATCTGCAAGCTGACACGGCTGGATGATTTAGGTGCATCGATTGAACTCAACCAAGCAGGGGTTGAGGCACTGTTTAATGAAATTTATGCCGCTAGCACGGAAGAGCAAGAACGCCCTCAACTCCTGAAAAATAAGCAGAAGGAAATTATTCCACCGCTTCGAGAAGAAGAACGGGAAGTTACCGACAAAAAAGGAAAGACGAAGACCAAAAAGGTTTACATTTATCCCGTCGTCGTCCCGGCAGGCTCTTTCCTAGCTGACCCTGCTTATGACAAGAGTGTTGAAGGCAAAAACGGACTCTGGATTAAGCTTTGGCGGGATATGGTCTGGAGTATTTTGCGAGGGGTACCAGCGACTCGCAAGCCCTTTGAGGCCAGGGCAGAAGGCAGCTATGGCGATGATGCCGCAAGCATTTGGAAGCAGCTTACTCAGCCGGAAGACTACACGGTCGATTTACCCAGTACCTATTTTTTAGGCGCACAATCTAGTAATGCCGAAAATGTTCCCTTTAAAGATCGCGCTCGGTTGCAATTTCTCTTGCATTTTTGGCTATTTGCTGCCCAAATTTACGTTCCTGCCGTTGTGGATAACGAGGGCAAGCGAGACTTCGTTGGTTATGCTCTGGCAATTCCAGATGTGGCGAGGCTGGAATGGTTTTGTGATGAGTTACCAGAGATTTTGAGCGATCGCAGCACTGAGAGATCTCGTTATCGACCCCGTGACGCTGTTGTCGATTTAGCCGTGGCCAGTGCTTTGGACATGATGAAGCGACTGCGCGATCGCCTGAAGCAAAAAACAGGTGAGAAACTGGCTGAAGATCTCGTATTTGGCATTGACGTGATTCACACTGAGAAACAAGGAAACAACATTCGTGTTCTCAGTTCAACTCGACTTGATCCAGAAGAGTCCATGCTTGATGAGTACGCTCAAATTCGAGATGGATTCTGGAGTCCGCTATTTCGAAAACAGTGTCTATTGAACCTGGTTGACGATAAACCTTGGTACACCAAATTTGATGTTCTGCTATGCACCCTTCCCTACGAACGCACGATTGAGGATAGATATTTTCAAAGAGACGTTCGAGAAAAACTGAAAGCTTTATCTCAAAAGGAGAAGCAAATGGATGAAACAACCGCAGTAGACAACTCAGTGTCTATTGAAACCTTGGTATTTCGATTGGTTGGCAACTACGTCACTCGTAAGCTTAAATCCAAGCATGAACTGGAATGGAAAGCAGAGTGGAAAGGCTTAAAAAATGAAGAACTAAATCAGAAGGCAGACTACAAAAAATACTCTGAAATGAAGGCAAAAGTTGCCAAGTCTGCTTTTCTTGATGTCCGTAGTCGTACAGAGCCGATGGATTTCATTAACTACTTTGTTTCCAGCCTTTGTTCTGTTCCACAACATATGAAATCTACGGCATATGTTGCGCTGACTCAAGCGCTATATCAGGACACAGACAAAGTTCGCACGCTCACTCTTCTAGCACTCTCTGCAAACGGCTAATTTATAAAAACTTTCTTTGAGGTTACATCATGCATAAAAATCTTTTCGCTACTGTTCTAACGTATCCGGCTCCCAGTTCAAACTACCGGGGAGAAAGTGAAGAAAACCGCACCGTACTACAAAAAATCGCTAAAGGACGACAAGAATACACGGTCATCAGTCCAGAATCCATGCGGAATGCTCTGCGGGAGATGCTGCAAAAGACTGGCATACCTTGTAATCGATCTCGGCTACAGGACGAAGACCAACTCGCTGTAGAGTTTAAAGAATTTCCCAATGCAGAAAAATATGCTGATGACTTTCTATTTGGTTTTTTAGTCGCTGACAAAGAGGCGATCAAAAAGAACAAGGGGCTACCAGCTAAGCGTGATAGCGTGCTTCGGATGAATATGGCAGTTGCTCTAACGCCTTACCGGTTTGATGCAACTTTCCATCAATCTCCACTCAATGCAGGTAATAGTCCCTGGAAAAATTCATCTACGTCTGCTCTCTTACATCGCGAAGTCGCTCATACGGCCTACCAGTATCCCTTTGCATTGGCCTATTCAGATTGTAAAGCCAAGCCGGAATGGACAAAGGCACTATTGCAAGCGATTTCCCAGCTCTCTGATGTAGCTGGAGGTCATGCCCGCAGCTACTACGAAATGGCTCCTAAGAGCATCGTGGCTCGTTTGACCCCTAGTCTGATTGCCGGATTCGATACCTACGGATTTGATGAGCAAGGCAAGTTTTCAGAGCTTGCCCGCATCCATGACAATGACCTACCTGCGGATGAGTTTTGGATTGGTGGAGAACTTTCTCGAAATATGGATGAAACCCGCAAGGAGGAATTAGCTCAGGTCGGAGTCAAGTTTTACGACAACCCGCAAACACTGCTTGCCGACCTAGCTGAAGAGTTTTTGAAATAGGAGGCCACCTATATGGATAATCTTTGGCTACGGATTCGAGCCCCTTTTGCGGCATTCCGAGGCTTTCAAGCTGGAGTTTACCGAGCAACGGCTCCTGTTATGCCACCCTCAGCAGCTTTTGGTCTAGTACTGAATCTGGCCGGAATTGAGATGCGGGATAGCAAGCAGGAACCAACGACTTTAATTCGACAGGATCTACCGTGTTTGCGTTTAGCGATCGGAGTTCCTAACAAACAATTACCTAATGGTGAAGCAGTTCCTGAAACCGAGAGTGAAGTCTGTTCTCTGTACCAACAATTGCACAGCTATCCTGTCGGCAGTTCAGGCAAAGAACTCAGGAAGCGAACGCATGGTGCTAAGTATTGGATTGTGCCAGTGCGTCGAGAATTTCTAGTCGGCTTTGACATCATGCTGGGGATTCAGACGCAAGCATCCGATCTTCTGGAGAAGGTCATTCAAGGGTTACGGGGTGACTTCAATGAATCTCGTTACGGTCTTCCATTTGCCGGAGATAACAACTTTCTGTTTGACCGTATTGATGTTGTCGATTCTCCCCCTCCTACACTTTGGTATGTTCAGATGCAACCGGATGATCCACCTTTGCGGGGGTCGTACCGACTGACGGTTGGGATTGATCGCGCTGACAACAGTAAAACGACTAGCCATCTCTATGCTCCGCTAGAGGAGGCAATCACTGAACCACCTGAACTAGCATGGACATGGACACCTAAAGAGCCAGTACGAGCCGCATAAACAAAGGTGAGGCTGATGAGTTCTCTATCGATTTCTGGCGAAGTCCTCGCGGGCCTCACGACCATAGCTCAGCAGTTTAACTTATCCGTAGAAGAGTTGCTGACCAGGATTAGCCAAGGCAAGTTAGCAATTATTGACGCTGACGAGCTAGAAGACTTGCTAGATATTAGGGATGCTGCCTTAGCCGAATCCGATGCTGAAAACCAGGAACGTGTCCCTTGGCAAGCCGTGAAGCAGGAGTTAGACCTGTAAACCATTAGCTGAGAAGAAAGCCAGGAAAACGAGGCGATCTTCTAAGAAAAGCTGACTAACAGTCATTCGAGTTTGAACCTTGAAAACTGAATACTATGTCAATTCGCATAGAAACCACCGATGCCGTTAGGCGTTTTTCTTTTCCTAATACATGTGAATTGGCGATCGGATGATCTTTAGAGATCCTACCGAGATGGCAACATCTTGGAGTCAAAAAATAGCGATTATTACGGAATCATCTACCCTGTAATAAAATTGCCGACTTCTGTAGTCATAGTTGGAGTATCCACACGCAGTTGGGAGATCCAATCATGACTACATCTCTGATTAAACCAGCCATAAACTCTCGAGACACGATTCGAGTCAATGCTCTCCACGCTCTAGCCTACTGTCCCCGCCTGTACTACTTGGAAGACGTGGAAGAACTCTATACCCAAGATGCAGCCGTCTTTGCGGGGCGTCGCCTACATGTGGAACTAGAAAAGGGGGAAGACGAAGAGTGGGTTCATCTGGTGCTAGAGAGTGCCGACCTGGGTTTGCGGGGCAAGGTTGATGCCCTAAAAACTCGAAATCGTCAGACCATTCCCTACGAACACAAGCGAGGACGCTGCTATCGGGACAGAGACAACAAACCCCAGCCATGGCAGAGCGATCGCATCCAGATTCTGGCCTATGCCTGTCTGATTGAGGCGGCCCTAGGTATCACCGTTCCCGAGGGCCGTATTCGCTACCATGCCGATAATGTGTTGGTTCATGTTCTTCTAGACGATCAGGGGCGCCAGGAGGTTAGGGAAGCAGTCGCCCGTGCTTGGCAATTGCGCCAATCCACCCAGCGACCTCCCGTCACCTCTAATGAGCGGTTATGTGCCCGTTGCTCCCTGGCCCCTGTTTGTTTACCAGAGGAAACACGACTGGTACAAGGGCAGTCACATCAGCCCAGACGCCTATTTCCAGAAGATGACGAGCGCAAAATCATCCATGTCACCGAGGCGGGTACCCGCATTAGTAAGAGCGGTGACCAATTCAAAATCACGAAGCGCGATGGTGACGCCACAGCTATTCCCTCTCGCCAGGTAGGGCAACTGGTGCTCCACAGCTATGCTCAGATCTCGACCCAGGCCATCTACTTCTGTGCCGACCAAGAGGTGGGCCTACACTTTATCTCAGGGGGTGGGCGATATCTGGGTAGCTTCGATACTCGCCAAGGGAGTATTCAGCGGCGTATCCGACAGTATGAAGCCCTGACCCAGCCTGAGGTTTGTCTGAAATTAGCGCGTCAGCTGGTGGTCTGTCGAGGCCAGAGCCAGCGTAAGTTCCTGATGCGAGGGCAACGCAGTTTAGAGGTAGCCAATCATGCACTAGAACAGGCGATTGATCAGATGCAGCGGAC
This portion of the Halomicronema hongdechloris C2206 genome encodes:
- a CDS encoding helix-turn-helix transcriptional regulator, with the translated sequence MSRLQLERLLKIDALIRRPQRQTALTLAAELEVSERTIRDDLAFLRDRFHAPLKFTRNQGHHYTDAEWRLPTVPLTKGELFALTLGARMLEAYAGSTYAVELRSAVNRLAERLPEQEWLDLQQLADDRLIFRSGAESNLDLEIWQQLEDACRDSRQVWMRYYTASRDDVSERQLDPYLLHIYRGTNPYVIGWCHRRQGIRWFRVDRIQALRLLESHFERRPDFNAREHLESIFQHEVGGTPVTVRIWFAAQVAPYVRERRWHRSQVLQEHPDGAVTLQMTVGGLNDVKRWVLGYGQGARVLAPPELVMMVVKEVERMNYNYSNSFGGES
- the cas6 gene encoding type I-MYXAN CRISPR-associated protein Cas6/Cmx6, yielding MLASDRQKTTSELMAKPFVELSFGVLGETLPADHGYGLYSAIAHLCPDIHEQEGLSILTIPGEPDRQGKIHLSQSSHLKIRLPYEPARLALVLPLAGQTLTIGKHSIQLTIPQIHPLRPVDKLRSRIVTIKKFQDPEPFKEAAQRQLDALGIQGNLILPLNEEGEPSRKAIKIKTYFVVGFSLIVTDLNEEDSLKLQQHGLGGKHRMGCGIFTPFPRAWRFYDS
- the cas3 gene encoding CRISPR-associated helicase Cas3', translating into MIPELPDQLLAKSPRPGRKPVTLEEHLQDTAVCAAQIFRLNGRWGQNWCRFFQISTAEEQFLLNLQVAALFHDLGKANEDFYAAVSQPGFTQQTIRHEHLSALMLCLPEVRNWLSQDSRLDANIITAAVLSHHLKAFDDSTSVKDKERSERIKNYRWGHVQTLKQSVVLYLQHEEVTATLQRIVDLTDLQEIPSLPKTAWRPASEWEQAWRKGKKQFAPSFKRDLRKNTQRRSLLIAVKAGLILSDAAASGLVREGYDISDWIEAIVHSEAIAANEISEKILLPWIQQIEQRTKKPFKFHAFQEQAAEQGKKALLLVACGGGKTLAAWKWAEQQTQKYNIGKVIFLYPTRGTATEGFRDYVGWAPEADAALVTGTAKYELEAMAENPSESIADKVFRTEADERLYALSFWSKRFFSATVDQFLSFMEHSYQSLCLLPVLADSAVIIDEVHSFDRSMFDILISFLNTFHIPVLCMTATLPQSRRDELVKAGLKVFPTATDRASEALADLKELEQADRYWLEPVADFSVAFDKAVTAYQAGLRVLWVVNTVDRCLAIAQKLEAVLDGGVLTYHSRFRLRDRQKVHANTVKAFSFSEGDVPKRAIAVTTQVCEMSLDLDADVLITEIAPVSSLVQRFGRANRHLKRSFATLHPYMPPANLPYQRNDLETANAFLESFETELVSQLQLATALEIYARPERDADGSSSFLNSGYYAVPGSFRDTDEFAIPCILDSDLDAIESLVKDRQPYDGFIVNVPHKWAKAWLEDGNPRPEWLPKYLNVVSGAADRYQVNRGFITKSPEEVELG
- a CDS encoding BrnT family toxin, which encodes MQFQWDGQKASANHRKHSVTFEEAVTVFGDPLAITISDPQHSRDEARWLTIGLSLSGRLLVVSYTERDNSVRVISARLATRRERSDYESGN
- the cmx8 gene encoding type I-MYXAN CRISPR-associated protein Cmx8, encoding MVKNKTKGEVDALTLNYRLAELPSSQHRAGLAGLVCIIRWLERQPDFQEETANGTICKLTRLDDLGASIELNQAGVEALFNEIYAASTEEQERPQLLKNKQKEIIPPLREEEREVTDKKGKTKTKKVYIYPVVVPAGSFLADPAYDKSVEGKNGLWIKLWRDMVWSILRGVPATRKPFEARAEGSYGDDAASIWKQLTQPEDYTVDLPSTYFLGAQSSNAENVPFKDRARLQFLLHFWLFAAQIYVPAVVDNEGKRDFVGYALAIPDVARLEWFCDELPEILSDRSTERSRYRPRDAVVDLAVASALDMMKRLRDRLKQKTGEKLAEDLVFGIDVIHTEKQGNNIRVLSSTRLDPEESMLDEYAQIRDGFWSPLFRKQCLLNLVDDKPWYTKFDVLLCTLPYERTIEDRYFQRDVREKLKALSQKEKQMDETTAVDNSVSIETLVFRLVGNYVTRKLKSKHELEWKAEWKGLKNEELNQKADYKKYSEMKAKVAKSAFLDVRSRTEPMDFINYFVSSLCSVPQHMKSTAYVALTQALYQDTDKVRTLTLLALSANG
- the cas7i gene encoding type I-B CRISPR-associated protein Cas7/Cst2/DevR; amino-acid sequence: MHKNLFATVLTYPAPSSNYRGESEENRTVLQKIAKGRQEYTVISPESMRNALREMLQKTGIPCNRSRLQDEDQLAVEFKEFPNAEKYADDFLFGFLVADKEAIKKNKGLPAKRDSVLRMNMAVALTPYRFDATFHQSPLNAGNSPWKNSSTSALLHREVAHTAYQYPFALAYSDCKAKPEWTKALLQAISQLSDVAGGHARSYYEMAPKSIVARLTPSLIAGFDTYGFDEQGKFSELARIHDNDLPADEFWIGGELSRNMDETRKEELAQVGVKFYDNPQTLLADLAEEFLK
- the cas5 gene encoding type I-MYXAN CRISPR-associated protein Cas5/Cmx5/DevS: MDNLWLRIRAPFAAFRGFQAGVYRATAPVMPPSAAFGLVLNLAGIEMRDSKQEPTTLIRQDLPCLRLAIGVPNKQLPNGEAVPETESEVCSLYQQLHSYPVGSSGKELRKRTHGAKYWIVPVRREFLVGFDIMLGIQTQASDLLEKVIQGLRGDFNESRYGLPFAGDNNFLFDRIDVVDSPPPTLWYVQMQPDDPPLRGSYRLTVGIDRADNSKTTSHLYAPLEEAITEPPELAWTWTPKEPVRAA
- a CDS encoding type I-MYXAN CRISPR-associated endonuclease Cas4/Cas1 → MTTSLIKPAINSRDTIRVNALHALAYCPRLYYLEDVEELYTQDAAVFAGRRLHVELEKGEDEEWVHLVLESADLGLRGKVDALKTRNRQTIPYEHKRGRCYRDRDNKPQPWQSDRIQILAYACLIEAALGITVPEGRIRYHADNVLVHVLLDDQGRQEVREAVARAWQLRQSTQRPPVTSNERLCARCSLAPVCLPEETRLVQGQSHQPRRLFPEDDERKIIHVTEAGTRISKSGDQFKITKRDGDATAIPSRQVGQLVLHSYAQISTQAIYFCADQEVGLHFISGGGRYLGSFDTRQGSIQRRIRQYEALTQPEVCLKLARQLVVCRGQSQRKFLMRGQRSLEVANHALEQAIDQMQRTLKQVPKAESATSLLGLEGNLAALYFGALPHLIAENAVADFQFDGRNRRPPKDRINAMLSFGYALLLKDVMNAILTVGLEPALGFYHQPRTQAPPLALDLMEIFRVPLVDMPVMASVNRNQWDIADDFIRRGEQVWLSDSGRRKFISLYERRKEESWKHPVTHYSLTYRRLIELEVRLLEKEWMDEGGLFAQLVIR